A genomic region of Gossypium hirsutum isolate 1008001.06 chromosome D01, Gossypium_hirsutum_v2.1, whole genome shotgun sequence contains the following coding sequences:
- the LOC107928166 gene encoding NAC domain-containing protein 90-like (The RefSeq protein has 2 substitutions compared to this genomic sequence), translating into MEDMPPGFRFYPTEEELVSFYLHKKLEAKTDDDLNHVMNRVIPVVDIYNFNPWDLPRFSDNLCHKDPEQWFFFIPRQESEARGGRPKRLTSSGYWKATGSPGYVYSFNSRPIGVKRTMVFYNGRAPNGKKTDWKMNEYKAIQDHVSLANATTPPTLRQEFSLCRVYKKSKCLRSFDRRPPGILKIGELFPGLDNNQYINRFTQIGMNDNSSTKKDVVDDDEYAFWDVDGFWNL; encoded by the exons ATGGAGGATATGCCACCAGGGTTTCGGTTCTATCCTACTGAAGAAGAGCTGGTTTCGTTTTATCTCCACAAGAAGCTTGAAGCTAAAACAGATGATGATCTCAACCACGTTATGAATCGAGTTATACCAGTTGTCGACATTTATAACTTCAATCCTTGGGATCTTCCTC GATTCTCAGATAACCTATGTCATAAAGACCCAGAGCAATGGTTTTTCTTCATTCCAAGGCAAGAGAGTGAAGCTCGAGGAGGGAGACCAAAGCGGCTAACATCATCGGGGTACTGGAAAGCCACTGGTTCACCTGGTTATGTTTACTCTTTCAACAGTCGCCCCATAGGTGTCAAACGAACTATGGTCTTCTACAACGGAAGAGCCCCAAATGGGAAGAAAACTGACTGGAAAATGAACGAATATAAAGCTATTCAAGACCATGTTTCTTTAGCTAATGCCACTACACCTCCTACC cTAAGACAAGAATTCAGCTTGTGCCGGGTTTATAAGAAATCGAAATGTTTGAGGTCATTCGATAGACGGCCGCCAGGGATATTAAAGATAGGAGAACCATTTCCTGGACTCGATAATAATCAGTACATTAATCGATTTACTCAGATTGGGATAAACGATAACTCATCGACAAAAAAGGACGTCGTCGACGACGACGAATATGCATTTTGGGATGTTGATGGGTTTTGGAATCTTTAG
- the LOC107928200 gene encoding probable UDP-N-acetylglucosamine--peptide N-acetylglucosaminyltransferase SPINDLY, which translates to MAWTEKDVIGREKDLIAENGFLKDRQSSPGPSTSTVDVIPPPKAFEGKDALSYANILRSRNKFVDALAIYNNVLEKDSGCVEAYIGKGICLQMQNMGRPAFESFAEAIKLDPQNACALTHCGILYKDEGRLVDAAESYQKALKADASYKPAAECLAIVLTDLGTSLKLAGNTQEGIQKYYEALKIDPHYAPAYYNLGVVYSEMMQYDTALSCYEKAALERPMYAEAYCNMGVIYKNRGDLESAIACYERCLAVSPNFEIAKNNMAIALTDLGTKVKLEGDINQGVAYYKKALYYNWHYADAMYNLGVAYGEMLKFDMAVVFYELAFHFNPHCAEACNNLGVIYKDRDNLDKAVECYQLALSIKPNFSQSLNNLGVVYTVQGKMDAAASMIEKAIIANPTYAEAYNNLGVLYRDAGNITMAVTAYEQCLKIDPDSRNAGQNRLLAMNYINEGDDDKLFEAHRDWGRRFMRLYPQYDSWDNPKDPERPLVIGYISPDYFTHSVSYFIEAPLIYHDYGKYQVVVYSAVVKADAKTNRFRERVVKKGGLWRDIYGIDEKKVASMIRDDKIDILVELTGHTANNKLGTMACRPAPVQVTWIGYPNTTGLPTIDYRITDSLADPPGTKQKHVEELVRLPECFLCYTPSSEAGLVSPTPALSNGFITFGSFNNLAKITPKVLQVWARILCAVPNSRLVVKCKPFCCDSVRQKFLTTLEQLGLESLRVDLLPLILLNHDHMQAYSLMDISLDTFPYAGTTTTCESLYMGVPCVTMAGSVHAHNVGVSLLSKVGLGHLIAKNEDEYVQLALQLASDVTALQNLRASLRDLMSKSPVCDGQNFISGLEATYRGMWRRYCKGDVPSSRYMEMLKKEGVPEGVTNETSKPERVTMSKDTSSVSVESNGFNQAPLSTPNLTTSEDNENQSSQTTNSGKLS; encoded by the exons ATGGCCTGGACTGAGAAAGATGTGATTGGGAGAGAGAAGGACCTGATTGCCGAAAATGGTTTCTTAAAAGATCGACAATCTTCTCCTGGTCCGAGTACTTCAACAGTTGATGTGATTCCACCGCCAAAGGCATTTGAAGGGAAAGATGCTCTTTCTTATGCTAACATTCTTCGGTCCAGGAACAAGTTTGTTGATGCTCTTGCAATATATAATAATGTCTTGGAGAAAGATAGTGGGTGTGTTGAAGCTTACATTGGAAAAGGAATATGCCTTCAGATGCAGAACATGGGAAGGCCTGCATTTGAGAGCTTTGCTGAAGCCATTAAGTTGGATCCTCAGAATGCTTGTGCTCTCACTCACTGTGGTATATTATACAAAGATGAAGGTCGTCTGGTAGACGCTGCTGAG TCTTACCAAAAAGCTCTGAAAGCAGACGCTTCATACAAACCAGCTGCGGAATGCCTAGCCATTGTTCTAACTGACCTCGGTACCAGCTTGAAGCTTGCTGGCAATACACAGGAGGGAATTCAGAAGTATTATGAAGCTCTTAAAATTGATCCACACTATGCT CCTGCCTACTATAACCTTGGTGTTGTCTATTCTGAGATGATGCAATATGATACTGCCCTTAGCTGCTATGAGAAAGCTGCACTGGAGAGACCTATGTATGCTGAAGCATATTGCAACATGGGTGTCATTTATAAAAACCGTGGTGACTTAGAATCTGCCATTGCCTGTTATGAGAG GTGTCTAGCTGTGTCCCCTAACTTTGAGATTGCGAAAAATAATATGGCCATTGCCTTGACAGATTTGGGAACAAAG GTTAAGCTGGAGGGGGACATTAACCAGGGCGTGGCATATTACAAGAAGGCTTTGTATTATAATTGGCACTATGCAGATGCTATGTATAATCTTGGGGTTGCTTATGGTGAAATGTTGAAGTTCGATATG GCAGTTGTGTTCTATGAACTTGCTTTCCACTTCAACCCCCATTGTGCAGAGGCATGTAACAATTTAGGAGTAATATACAAAGATAGAGACAACCTTGATAAAGCCGTAGAGTGTTATCAG CTGGCATTGTCAATCAAACCAAATTTCTCACAGTCATTGAACAACCTTGGTGTTGTCTACACAGTTCAG GGTAAAATGGATGCTGCTGCTAGCATGATCGAGAAAGCTATCATTGCCAATCCCACTTACGCAGAAGCATATAACAATTTAG GGGTTCTTTACAGAGATGCTGGCAATATAACCATGGCTGTTACTGCTTATGAGCAATGCCTTAAGATAGATCCTGATTCTCGTAATGCAGGACAG AACCGGCTGCTAGCAATGAACTACATAAATGAAGGAGATGATGATAAACTTTTTGAGGCTCACAG GGATTGGGGAAGGCGATTTATGAGGTTATATCCACAATACGATTCGTGGGACAACCCTAAAGATCCAGAACGACCTCTTGTGATTGGATACATTTCTCCAGATTATTTTACACATTCTGTGTCTTATTTCATTGAGGCCCCTCTTATTTATCATGACTATGGGAAATACCAGGTGGTTGTTTATTCAGCAGTAGTAAAG GCTGATGCAAAAACTAATAGATTTAGGGAAAGAGTCGTTAAAAAGGGTGGGCTATGGAGAGATATATATGGTATCGATGAAAAAAAGGTTGCAAGCATGATTAGAGACGATAAAATCGACATTTTGGTAGAGCTTACTGGTCATACAGCCAACAACAAATTGGGAACAATGGCATGTCGACCGGCACCTGTTCAG GTGACTTGGATTGGCTATCCCAATACTACTGGTTTGCCTACAATTGATTACCGAATAACTGATTCACTTGCAGATCCTCCTGGTACAAAGCAGAA GCATGTTGAGGAGTTAGTTCGACTTCCAGAATGCTTCCTTTGTTATACTCCTTCCTCAGAGGCTGGACTTGTTTCACCAACTCCTGCTCTTTCCAATGGCTTCATTACATTCGGTAGCTTTAATAACCTGGCAAAG ATAACACCCAAGGTATTGCAAGTTTGGGCGAGGATATTATGTGCTGTTCCAAACTCCCGTCTTGTGGTAAAATGCAAGCCATTTTGTTGTGACAGTGTTAGGCAGAAATTTCTTACAACATTGGAGCAGCTGGGTTTAGAATCTCTCCGTGTTGATCTCCTCCCTCTTATTCTCCTGAATCATGATCATATGCAAGCTTATTCTCTTATGGACATCAG TTTGGACACTTTTCCATATGCTGGAACAACAACGACCTGTGAATCTCTATACATGGGAGTGCCATGTGTTACCATGGCTGGTTCAGTACATGCTCATAATGTTGGTGTCAGTCTTCTCAGCAAAGTTG GGTTAGGACATTTGATAGCAAAAAATGAAGATGAATATGTGCAGTTGGCACTCCAACTGGCCTCGGACGTCACTGCTCTCCAGAACCTGAGAGCAAGTCTTCGAGACCTTATGTCTAAGTCACCTGTTTGTGATGGACAGAACTTCATCAGTGGTTTGGAGGCAACATATCGGGGCATGTGGCGCAGGTACTGCAAGGGTGATGTCCCATCTTCACGGTATATGGAAATGCTAAAGAAAGAGGGTGTTCCTGAAGGGGTAACTAACGAAACATCCAAACCAGAAAGGGTAACTATGTCAAAAGACACCTCTTCTGTTTCAGTCGAGTCTAATGGATTTAATCAGGCTCCATTGTCTACGCCGAATCTCACCACTAGTGAAGACAACGAGAACCAGTCGAGCCAGACTACAAATTCTGGTAAGCTGAGCTGA
- the LOC107928143 gene encoding peptidyl-prolyl cis-trans isomerase CYP18-2, which translates to MWASSEGGAPEVTLETSMGAFTVELYYKHAPRTCRNFIELSRRGYYDNVKFHRIIKDFIVQGGDPTGTGKGGESIYGPVFDDEIRSELKHTGAGILSMANAGPNSNGSQFFITLSPAPSLDGKHTIFGRVCRGMEIIKRLGSVQTDNNDRPIHDVKILRTSVKD; encoded by the exons ATGTGGGCAAGTTCAGAGGGAGGTGCACCAGAGGTTACTCTAGAAACCTCTATGGGTGCCTTCACTGTTGAG CTATATTACAAGCATGCACCCAGAACTTGTCGGAACTTCATTGAACTTTCCAGGAGAGGCTATTATGACAATGTCAAATTCCATAGAATTATCAAG GATTTTATAGTTCAGGGTGGAGATCCAACTGGGACTGGAAAAGGTGGAGAATCTATTTATGG TCCTGTATTCGATGATGAGATAAGGTCCGAGTTAAAACATACTGGAGCTGGTATTTTATCTATGGCTAATGCGGGTCCGAATTCAAATGGAAGTCAGTTCTTCATTACTTTATCTCCAGCGCCGTCATTAGATG GTAAACACACAATATTTGGGAGAGTATGTAGGGGAATGGAAATTATCAAGAGGCTTGGTAGTGTCCAAACCGACAACAATGACAG GCCTATTCATGATGTGAAGATCCTACGGACTTCAGTCAAAGACTAG